From Sphingobium sp. RAC03, a single genomic window includes:
- the gmk gene encoding guanylate kinase, whose translation MAEHIPIETPDFQRRGVLFVLSSPSGAGKSTIARKLLAAEPDLSMSVSATTRPMRPGEVDGKDYHFVDLEAFRQMTADHEFLEWAHVFGQRYGTPRAPVEAMLKSGKDVLFDIDWQGAQQLHQIAGGDVVRIFILPPSMEELERRLRGRGTDSNAVIEGRMARAAGEIAHWDGYDYVLCNVDADDCFSRVQTILHAERMKRSRQTGLIGFIRRLGRYHQDD comes from the coding sequence ATGGCCGAGCATATCCCGATCGAAACGCCCGATTTCCAGCGCCGTGGCGTTCTCTTCGTTCTGTCCTCGCCTTCGGGCGCGGGCAAGTCCACGATCGCGCGCAAGCTGCTTGCCGCCGAACCGGACCTGTCCATGTCCGTTTCCGCCACCACTCGGCCGATGCGGCCGGGCGAGGTCGATGGCAAGGATTATCATTTCGTCGATCTGGAAGCCTTCCGCCAGATGACGGCCGACCATGAATTTCTCGAATGGGCACATGTCTTTGGCCAGCGCTACGGCACGCCGCGCGCGCCGGTGGAAGCGATGCTAAAGTCCGGCAAGGACGTGCTGTTCGACATCGATTGGCAGGGCGCGCAGCAATTGCACCAGATTGCCGGGGGCGATGTGGTCCGCATCTTCATCCTGCCGCCGTCGATGGAGGAACTGGAACGCCGCCTGCGCGGGCGCGGGACGGACAGCAATGCCGTGATCGAAGGCCGGATGGCCCGCGCGGCGGGCGAGATCGCGCATTGGGACGGCTATGATTATGTGCTGTGTAATGTCGATGCCGATGATTGTTTCAGCCGCGTGCAGACCATCCTGCATGCCGAACGCATGAAGCGCAGCCGCCAGACCGGCCTGATCGGCTTCATCCGTCGCCTTGGCCGCTATCATCAGGACGATTAA
- a CDS encoding class I SAM-dependent methyltransferase, which yields MSAEPLPLAERLTRQIAAGGPISVAHYMAESNQHYYATRDPLGLEGDFTTAPEISQMFGELVGLCLADVWMRSGRRPGALYAELGPGRGTLAVDALRAMERAALAPRVHCVETSPVLRDRQRGLIPHVTHHDSIDSLPHEGPLLVVANEFFDALPVRQCIRVGDEWRERVVIRREADAAFLPVPGYRRIESGLPPIAAQAQDGAIIETPIVGAGIAYALAQRIAKQGGAAIIIDYGYEGPLLGDTLQAVKAHKFADPFTDPGEVDLTTHVDFSVIGNMARQAGLRVHGTVGQGDFLRQLGIDPRAEQLARATPTRAGEIEAARMRLTDEAAMGTLFRVMAWTHPDWADPAGFTA from the coding sequence GTGTCAGCTGAACCGCTACCGCTGGCGGAACGACTGACGCGGCAAATTGCGGCAGGCGGGCCGATCTCGGTCGCTCATTATATGGCCGAATCGAACCAGCATTATTATGCGACCCGCGACCCGCTGGGGCTGGAGGGCGACTTCACCACCGCGCCCGAAATCAGCCAGATGTTCGGCGAGTTGGTGGGCTTGTGCCTGGCCGATGTCTGGATGCGGTCGGGGCGGCGGCCCGGTGCGCTCTATGCCGAGCTGGGGCCGGGCCGCGGTACGTTGGCCGTCGATGCGCTGCGGGCGATGGAGCGCGCGGCGCTCGCCCCCCGCGTCCACTGCGTCGAGACCAGCCCTGTCCTGCGCGACCGGCAACGCGGGCTGATCCCCCATGTCACCCATCATGACAGTATCGACAGCTTGCCGCATGAAGGACCACTGCTGGTCGTCGCCAATGAATTTTTCGATGCCCTGCCGGTGCGTCAATGTATCCGCGTCGGCGACGAGTGGCGCGAGCGGGTGGTGATCCGGCGCGAGGCGGACGCTGCCTTTCTGCCCGTCCCCGGCTATCGCCGGATCGAATCGGGCCTGCCGCCGATCGCCGCCCAGGCGCAGGATGGCGCGATCATCGAAACGCCGATCGTCGGTGCCGGCATCGCCTACGCCCTGGCGCAGCGCATCGCGAAGCAAGGCGGGGCGGCAATCATCATCGACTATGGCTATGAAGGGCCGCTGCTCGGCGACACGCTACAGGCCGTCAAGGCGCACAAGTTTGCTGATCCCTTTACCGATCCGGGCGAGGTGGACCTGACCACCCATGTCGATTTCAGCGTCATCGGCAATATGGCGCGACAGGCGGGGCTGCGGGTGCATGGCACGGTGGGGCAGGGCGATTTCCTGCGGCAATTGGGGATCGATCCGCGCGCCGAGCAACTGGCCCGCGCAACGCCCACGCGCGCGGGAGAGATCGAGGCGGCACGGATGCGGCTGACCGATGAGGCGGCGATGGGGACGTTGTTCCGGGTGATGGCCTGGACCCACCCCGACTGGGCGGACCCGGCGGGCTTTACGGCCTGA
- the lgt gene encoding prolipoprotein diacylglyceryl transferase has product MILDLAAAASSAIRFEDLGLSPVALDLGFFTLKWYSLAYLAGILIGYWYLLRLIAQPGSPMARRHADDMIFYATLGIIIGGRLAYVIFYQPEILQNPLDILKLWNGGMSFHGGAAGVSLGILYMARKEKLSWLRIHDYVACCVPFGLFFGRLANFVNGELWGKETDGPWGIIFPTGGPFPRHPSQLYEAALEGAVLFAILAFAFWRTRARYQPGMLVGIFLLGYGCFRFGVEYVREADAQLMEFAARTGLHMGQWLCLPMILGGLYLIFTAKGRRVRVEPIAGSASVS; this is encoded by the coding sequence TTGATCCTGGACCTTGCCGCCGCCGCTTCGAGCGCCATTCGTTTCGAGGATCTGGGGCTTAGTCCCGTCGCCCTCGACTTGGGGTTCTTCACGCTGAAATGGTATAGCCTCGCCTATCTGGCGGGCATATTGATCGGCTATTGGTATCTGCTGCGCCTGATCGCGCAGCCCGGATCGCCGATGGCCCGGCGGCATGCCGACGACATGATCTTCTATGCGACGCTGGGCATCATCATCGGCGGGCGGCTCGCCTATGTGATCTTCTATCAGCCGGAAATCCTGCAAAACCCGCTCGATATCCTCAAGCTCTGGAATGGCGGCATGTCCTTCCACGGCGGCGCGGCGGGCGTCTCGCTCGGCATCCTCTACATGGCGCGCAAGGAGAAGCTGTCCTGGCTGCGCATCCACGATTATGTCGCCTGCTGCGTGCCCTTCGGCCTGTTCTTCGGCCGCCTCGCCAATTTCGTGAATGGCGAATTGTGGGGCAAGGAAACCGATGGGCCATGGGGCATCATCTTTCCCACCGGTGGGCCGTTCCCGCGTCATCCAAGCCAACTCTATGAAGCCGCGCTGGAGGGGGCCGTGCTGTTCGCCATCCTCGCCTTCGCCTTCTGGCGCACCCGCGCCCGCTATCAGCCGGGGATGCTCGTGGGCATCTTCCTGCTCGGCTATGGCTGCTTCCGCTTCGGCGTCGAATATGTGCGCGAGGCTGACGCGCAGTTGATGGAATTCGCGGCGCGCACCGGTCTGCATATGGGCCAGTGGCTGTGCTTGCCGATGATCCTGGGCGGCCTCTACCTCATCTTCACCGCCAAGGGCCGCCGCGTGCGGGTGGAGCCGATAGCGGGCAGCGCGAGTGTCAGCTGA
- a CDS encoding phytase, which translates to MISGFTFITLSACAAGEVELPIAVRIANATPAVSVTARGETTPVGTTNADAADDPAIWRNAANPAASLIVGTDKKAGVYVYGLDGKVRDFLDAGRVNNIDLKDGVAINGGTGILVVASDRNDVARAKLALFRLDPATAKLTALGTIDGGAGEAYGVCMGSDAAGLYAFIVLKDGTINQVALDASGASPTGRIVRTMKLGTQSEGCAVDDRTGTLYVAEEDVGLWRFDARASGSTTPTKIAAADGKNIVADAEGVAIAPIGEKDGYVLVSSQGDNAYVVYRISDDSYVGRFRVVDGAIGGSEETDGIELMLGDFGPAYPGGLFIAQDGQNGAAAQNFKLVAWADIVKALGLPQ; encoded by the coding sequence ATGATTTCGGGTTTCACTTTTATTACATTGTCGGCCTGCGCCGCCGGCGAAGTCGAATTGCCGATCGCCGTGCGCATCGCCAACGCCACCCCGGCGGTGTCGGTGACCGCGCGTGGCGAAACGACGCCGGTCGGCACCACCAATGCCGATGCGGCCGATGATCCGGCGATCTGGCGCAATGCGGCGAACCCCGCCGCCAGCCTGATCGTGGGCACCGACAAGAAGGCGGGCGTCTATGTCTATGGGCTGGACGGCAAGGTGCGCGACTTTCTCGACGCGGGCCGGGTCAATAATATCGACCTGAAGGATGGCGTCGCGATCAACGGCGGCACGGGCATTCTGGTCGTCGCCTCCGACCGCAATGATGTCGCACGCGCCAAACTGGCGCTGTTCCGGCTTGATCCGGCGACGGCCAAGCTGACGGCGCTCGGCACCATCGATGGCGGCGCGGGCGAAGCCTATGGGGTGTGCATGGGGTCGGACGCTGCCGGTCTCTATGCTTTCATCGTGCTCAAGGACGGGACGATCAACCAGGTCGCGCTCGATGCGTCGGGCGCATCGCCCACGGGCCGCATCGTGCGAACGATGAAGCTCGGCACCCAGTCGGAAGGCTGTGCGGTCGATGACCGCACCGGCACGCTCTATGTCGCGGAAGAGGATGTCGGCCTGTGGCGCTTCGACGCGCGAGCCAGCGGCAGCACCACGCCCACGAAGATCGCAGCCGCAGACGGCAAGAATATCGTCGCCGATGCCGAAGGCGTCGCGATCGCCCCGATCGGAGAGAAGGACGGCTATGTCCTCGTCTCCAGCCAGGGCGACAATGCCTATGTCGTCTATCGCATCAGCGACGACAGCTATGTCGGCCGCTTCCGCGTGGTCGACGGCGCGATCGGCGGGTCGGAGGAAACCGACGGCATCGAACTGATGCTGGGCGATTTCGGCCCCGCCTATCCCGGCGGCCTGTTCATCGCGCAGGATGGCCAGAATGGCGCGGCGGCGCAGAATTTCAAGCTCGTCGCCTGGGCCGATATCGTCAAGGCTTTGGGCCTGCCGCAATAG
- a CDS encoding TonB-dependent receptor plug domain-containing protein, whose amino-acid sequence MVASKWLLFGCASIALFSVSAQAQAPAAADEIAKTDGPITQAADIVVIAGIGYRDRTDTPEPVLKYGTDYFQRFEPLTAGDALKRVPSVTFLSDVIESDAPRLRGLPPGYTQILINGERVPGGSADRSFFLDRIPAELISSVEIVRSSSARRTGDAVAGSLNINLRDGYELNGGYVRAGGLYYDDKEIEPSLGLVWGGQVGPGRLLLGANLQGRHNPKQKKSLRYGDSPENNANYVTDDFDNREDQSDTRDGKDYSFNGSYQIDAGDTTFKLNGFYVKTDRTETERSFEYDDPTAVNGPVPVGSLLSDNANVSKIDQENFSIDGKLSHEWAAGKTSLRLSYAKFIEDRAETEYEIGFDVDEGDDPEFEGTLTQTDIKDSEFSAKLEHEVPLNDSMKFVFGGFYQDKNRRSGIFEAEQEGTGSFTWDQFSQDPTDLATAFDDVEAIDGGDNRIKEKRRDAFALIEGDSGSLKWEAGLRYENTKVRITDYTVAAAIADQDSSYDAFLPSASFKYSLTSNDRIIGSVARTLRRPEFNYLTPAVLEEEVGDSDLLGNPQLGPETAWGFDIGYEHRMGTGGIFGVNFFYRDVKNLIELTNTGEEGSEGEGTFVYQPMNVGDGKVWGVEFDLSSDLGFIGLPNTGIFGNLSLLDSKITDALGERRFNDQSKYVYNFGFIQDLPQAGAAFGATYRKQGSAFGRVIAEEVTTTYGADLEIFVEKRFGKTFTIRAVGSNLLNGAKAEKFNKFDNLADQIDRNFDEYELESEKAGPVFQIMARYAF is encoded by the coding sequence ATGGTCGCGAGTAAGTGGCTGTTGTTTGGTTGCGCATCGATTGCGCTGTTTTCCGTTTCCGCCCAGGCGCAGGCACCTGCTGCCGCCGACGAGATCGCCAAGACGGACGGGCCGATTACCCAGGCGGCCGACATCGTCGTCATTGCTGGTATCGGCTATCGCGATCGCACCGACACCCCCGAACCCGTGCTGAAATATGGCACCGACTATTTTCAGCGTTTCGAGCCGCTGACCGCTGGCGATGCGCTCAAGCGCGTGCCCTCCGTCACCTTTCTGTCGGACGTCATCGAAAGCGACGCGCCGCGTCTGCGCGGCCTGCCGCCGGGCTATACCCAGATCCTGATCAATGGCGAGCGCGTCCCCGGCGGCAGCGCCGACCGCAGCTTTTTCCTCGACCGCATCCCCGCCGAACTGATCTCCAGCGTCGAGATTGTCCGCTCTTCCTCCGCGCGTCGCACGGGCGATGCGGTTGCGGGATCGCTCAACATCAATCTGCGCGACGGCTATGAACTGAATGGCGGTTATGTCCGGGCAGGCGGCCTCTATTATGACGACAAGGAAATCGAACCGAGCCTGGGCCTGGTCTGGGGCGGTCAGGTCGGTCCCGGCCGTCTGTTGCTGGGCGCGAACCTGCAGGGCCGTCACAATCCCAAGCAGAAGAAGAGCCTGCGCTACGGCGATTCGCCGGAAAACAACGCCAACTATGTGACCGACGATTTCGACAATCGCGAGGACCAGAGCGATACCCGCGACGGCAAGGATTACAGCTTCAACGGCAGCTATCAGATCGACGCGGGCGACACGACGTTCAAGCTCAACGGCTTTTATGTGAAGACCGACCGGACCGAAACGGAACGCAGCTTTGAATATGACGATCCGACCGCCGTCAATGGCCCGGTTCCCGTCGGCAGCCTGCTGAGCGACAATGCGAACGTCTCGAAGATTGATCAAGAGAATTTCTCGATCGACGGCAAGCTGAGCCATGAATGGGCGGCAGGTAAAACATCGCTGCGTTTGAGCTATGCCAAGTTCATCGAAGACCGGGCCGAAACCGAATATGAGATCGGCTTCGACGTGGATGAAGGGGACGATCCTGAATTTGAAGGCACGCTGACCCAAACGGATATCAAGGACAGCGAATTTTCGGCCAAGCTGGAGCATGAGGTTCCGCTCAATGACAGCATGAAATTCGTGTTCGGCGGCTTCTATCAGGACAAGAATCGCCGCAGCGGCATTTTCGAAGCTGAGCAGGAAGGCACTGGCAGCTTCACCTGGGATCAGTTCAGCCAGGATCCGACCGATCTTGCCACCGCCTTTGATGATGTGGAAGCGATCGACGGCGGCGATAACCGCATCAAGGAAAAGCGGCGCGATGCCTTTGCCTTGATCGAAGGTGACAGCGGCAGCCTGAAGTGGGAGGCGGGCCTGCGCTATGAAAATACCAAGGTCCGTATCACCGACTATACGGTCGCGGCGGCGATCGCGGACCAGGACAGCAGCTATGATGCTTTCCTGCCATCGGCGTCGTTCAAATATTCGCTGACCAGCAATGACCGCATCATCGGGTCGGTCGCGCGCACGCTGCGTCGCCCCGAATTCAACTATCTGACCCCGGCGGTTCTGGAAGAGGAAGTGGGTGACAGCGACCTGCTCGGCAATCCGCAGCTTGGCCCGGAAACCGCCTGGGGCTTCGACATCGGTTATGAACATCGCATGGGAACGGGCGGCATTTTCGGCGTCAATTTCTTCTATCGCGACGTCAAGAATCTGATCGAACTGACCAATACCGGCGAAGAAGGCTCCGAAGGCGAAGGCACGTTCGTATACCAGCCGATGAATGTCGGTGACGGCAAGGTGTGGGGCGTGGAATTTGACCTGTCTTCGGACCTTGGCTTCATCGGCCTGCCCAATACCGGCATCTTCGGCAACCTCTCGCTGCTCGACAGCAAGATCACCGACGCGCTGGGGGAACGGCGGTTCAACGATCAGTCGAAATATGTCTATAATTTCGGCTTCATCCAGGATCTGCCGCAAGCGGGCGCGGCGTTCGGTGCGACCTATCGCAAACAGGGTAGCGCCTTTGGCCGGGTGATCGCCGAGGAAGTGACCACCACCTATGGCGCGGACCTCGAAATCTTCGTTGAAAAGCGCTTCGGCAAGACCTTCACCATTCGCGCGGTCGGTTCCAACCTGCTGAACGGTGCCAAGGCCGAGAAATTCAACAAGTTCGACAATCTGGCCGACCAGATCGATCGCAACTTCGACGAATATGAGTTGGAAAGCGAAAAGGCCGGCCCCGTGTTCCAGATCATGGCGCGCTACGCCTTCTGA
- a CDS encoding error-prone DNA polymerase, with the protein MNSRRKGPDPAKPKSADRPELDQFAAKHAAGRRVEEHRPLDKGGPDFAELVAMSHYSFLHGASHPADLVGQAIHLRLKAIGIADRNSVAGVVRAYVALREAPDKARAALLKAREEKGEPALLTPQEEAACETDLRLIVGARLVFVDGTPDIIAYPTTRLGWGRLTRLLTKGNIRAVKGDCILRFGDLLVHLEDMLLIVLPFSTGQAQQAHRAPPVYAADEEEEETPAGHLRLVPPASPPTWQQVAQRLQEKAPGRVWLGLSMRYEGRDARHMAMMQAVARELGVPLIATNDILYAAETARPVQDVLTCIRTGTTLRTAGRLLHANAERFLKPPAEMARLFAACPDAIAETIRFIARIDFKLNDLQYEYPHEPVPSGWSPDDWLEDMVRRRAKRHYGRALPQKVRALIGQELRLIRIQKYAYYFLTVHDLVRFARTRKPPILCQGRGSAANSIVCFLLGVTSVDPMKHDLLFSRFVSEERDEPPDIDVDFEHERREEVMQYIYRRYGRERAGIAATVIHYRSRSALREVAKVLGLSEDVAMRLSATIWGSHSGDLGEARIIDAGFALDNPEVVRLRGLVEQLIKAPFPRHLSQHVGGFVLTQNRLDETVPIHNAAMPDRSFIEWDKDDIDALGLMKVDVLALGMLSCIRKAYQLMRCHGLGDHDLTVDINSDDAAVYDMLCKGDSIGVFQVESRAQINMLPRLRPRTLYDLTVQVAIVRPGPIEGDMVHPYLRRRCGEEEPEFPHPAPPHNPHELRTLLGATYGVPLFQEQAMKLAIVAAGFTPSEANQLRRAMATFRNVGTIHHFREKLVKGMTARGYQRDFAERCFKQIEGFGSYGFPESHALSFARLVYVSAWLKCHQPAVFACALLNAQPMGFYAPAQLVRDARAHGVTVQGVDVNASQWDNGLEPIDRARRTDRGEGTGPALALRLGLRQVDGFRESWAAQMAAARADAPFVSIEDLARRAGLPARALRLLADADACRSLGQDRRAALWEARRTPSDELPLFAAARRQDRAARELGEEPDAMLPAMPLAEQVATDYQVTRLSLKGHPMQFLRPAFAAEGVLSCAQASAAKNGARVQVAGVVLVRQRPGKGNAVFITIEDETGVANILLWARLFEMQRRAVMASRLMLVEGEIQRSKEGVVHLMAVRVHDRSDALGRLTHSGDGTGNPPPRTATHPRQVRILPGSRDFH; encoded by the coding sequence ATGAACAGCCGCCGCAAAGGACCGGACCCAGCCAAGCCCAAATCGGCCGACCGGCCCGAACTGGATCAGTTCGCAGCAAAGCATGCGGCTGGAAGGCGGGTGGAGGAGCATCGACCTCTGGACAAGGGGGGACCAGATTTCGCCGAACTGGTGGCGATGAGCCATTATAGTTTCCTTCATGGTGCATCGCATCCCGCCGACTTGGTCGGACAGGCGATCCATCTCCGCCTCAAGGCGATCGGTATTGCCGACAGGAACAGCGTGGCCGGTGTCGTTCGCGCGTATGTCGCGCTGCGTGAGGCACCGGACAAGGCACGCGCCGCACTGTTGAAAGCGCGGGAGGAGAAGGGCGAACCCGCCCTACTGACACCACAGGAAGAAGCAGCGTGTGAAACCGACCTGCGGCTGATCGTTGGCGCGCGGTTGGTGTTCGTCGATGGCACGCCGGACATCATCGCCTATCCAACGACCCGCCTGGGATGGGGACGGCTGACCCGATTGCTGACCAAGGGGAATATCCGGGCGGTCAAGGGCGACTGCATTCTGCGGTTTGGCGATTTGCTCGTGCATCTTGAAGATATGCTGTTGATCGTCCTACCCTTTTCTACCGGGCAAGCGCAGCAGGCCCATCGCGCACCCCCTGTCTATGCGGCCGACGAAGAAGAAGAAGAGACGCCTGCCGGGCATTTGCGCCTGGTGCCGCCTGCTTCCCCACCGACATGGCAACAGGTAGCGCAACGATTGCAGGAAAAGGCACCCGGCCGCGTCTGGCTTGGTCTGTCCATGCGCTACGAAGGCCGCGATGCCCGCCATATGGCGATGATGCAAGCTGTCGCCAGGGAATTGGGGGTGCCGCTGATCGCGACGAACGACATACTCTATGCCGCCGAAACCGCACGTCCCGTGCAGGATGTCCTGACCTGCATCCGGACGGGTACGACCCTCAGAACGGCGGGTCGCCTATTGCACGCCAATGCCGAACGGTTTCTGAAACCGCCTGCGGAAATGGCGCGGCTCTTTGCCGCCTGCCCCGATGCGATTGCCGAAACGATCCGGTTCATCGCCCGCATCGATTTCAAGCTTAACGACCTTCAATATGAATATCCGCATGAGCCGGTTCCCTCCGGCTGGTCACCGGACGATTGGTTGGAGGATATGGTGCGGCGACGGGCGAAACGGCATTATGGCCGAGCGTTGCCGCAAAAAGTCAGGGCATTGATCGGCCAGGAACTGCGGCTGATCCGCATCCAGAAATATGCTTATTATTTCCTGACCGTCCATGACCTAGTCCGGTTCGCCCGCACCCGAAAGCCGCCCATATTATGCCAAGGGCGGGGATCGGCGGCCAATTCCATCGTCTGCTTCCTGCTGGGCGTTACATCGGTCGATCCGATGAAGCATGACCTGCTTTTTTCCCGTTTCGTGTCGGAAGAGCGCGACGAGCCGCCCGACATCGACGTCGATTTCGAACATGAGCGGCGCGAGGAAGTGATGCAATATATCTATCGCCGCTATGGCCGCGAGCGGGCGGGCATCGCTGCGACCGTCATCCATTATCGGTCCCGCAGCGCGCTGCGCGAAGTGGCCAAGGTGCTGGGCCTCAGCGAAGATGTGGCGATGCGCTTGTCGGCGACGATATGGGGCAGCCATTCCGGTGACCTGGGCGAAGCGCGGATTATCGATGCTGGCTTCGCCCTCGACAATCCGGAGGTCGTGCGGCTGCGGGGGCTAGTCGAGCAACTGATAAAAGCACCTTTCCCGCGCCACCTGTCGCAGCATGTCGGCGGCTTCGTGCTGACGCAGAATCGGTTGGACGAAACCGTGCCGATCCACAATGCCGCCATGCCCGACCGCAGTTTCATCGAGTGGGACAAGGATGACATTGATGCGCTGGGCTTGATGAAGGTCGATGTGCTGGCGCTTGGGATGCTCAGTTGCATCCGCAAGGCTTATCAACTGATGCGCTGTCACGGACTGGGGGATCACGACCTGACGGTCGATATCAATTCCGATGATGCAGCCGTTTACGACATGCTGTGCAAAGGCGACAGCATCGGCGTGTTCCAGGTGGAGAGCCGGGCGCAGATCAATATGCTGCCGCGCCTGCGCCCCCGCACCCTTTATGATTTGACGGTCCAGGTCGCGATCGTGCGGCCTGGACCGATCGAAGGAGATATGGTCCACCCCTATCTGCGGCGGCGCTGCGGGGAAGAGGAGCCGGAATTTCCGCATCCCGCACCACCGCATAATCCCCATGAATTGAGAACATTGCTTGGGGCCACCTATGGCGTGCCGCTGTTTCAGGAGCAGGCAATGAAGCTGGCCATCGTCGCCGCGGGCTTCACCCCGTCGGAAGCCAACCAGCTACGCCGCGCCATGGCGACATTCCGCAATGTCGGCACCATCCATCATTTCCGCGAAAAGCTGGTCAAAGGCATGACCGCGCGCGGCTATCAGCGCGATTTTGCCGAACGCTGTTTCAAGCAGATCGAAGGCTTTGGCAGCTACGGCTTCCCGGAGAGTCACGCGCTCTCCTTTGCCCGGCTCGTCTATGTGTCGGCCTGGCTCAAATGCCATCAGCCCGCGGTCTTTGCCTGCGCGCTCCTCAATGCGCAGCCGATGGGCTTCTACGCGCCAGCGCAACTGGTGCGGGACGCGCGCGCCCATGGCGTGACCGTGCAGGGTGTCGATGTGAATGCCAGCCAGTGGGACAATGGGCTGGAGCCGATCGACCGGGCGCGCCGGACGGATCGGGGGGAGGGGACGGGGCCAGCCCTGGCGCTGCGGCTGGGGTTGCGACAGGTCGATGGGTTTCGCGAAAGCTGGGCGGCGCAGATGGCGGCGGCGCGGGCCGACGCCCCCTTTGTCAGTATCGAGGATCTGGCGCGCCGGGCGGGCCTGCCCGCGCGCGCGCTCCGCCTGCTCGCCGACGCCGATGCCTGCCGTTCCTTGGGGCAGGACCGGCGCGCTGCCTTATGGGAGGCACGGCGCACGCCGTCCGACGAACTGCCGCTCTTCGCTGCGGCGCGGCGACAGGATCGGGCGGCGCGGGAACTGGGCGAGGAACCAGACGCCATGCTGCCCGCCATGCCGCTCGCCGAGCAGGTGGCGACCGATTATCAGGTGACGCGCCTGTCGCTCAAAGGTCATCCGATGCAGTTTCTGCGCCCAGCCTTCGCCGCCGAGGGCGTGCTGAGTTGCGCGCAGGCGAGCGCAGCCAAAAATGGCGCGCGGGTGCAGGTGGCGGGCGTGGTGCTGGTGCGGCAACGGCCGGGCAAGGGCAATGCCGTCTTCATCACGATCGAGGATGAAACCGGCGTCGCCAATATCCTGCTCTGGGCACGGCTGTTCGAAATGCAGCGGCGCGCAGTGATGGCATCGCGGCTGATGCTGGTGGAGGGCGAAATCCAGCGCAGCAAGGAAGGCGTCGTCCACTTGATGGCTGTTCGCGTGCATGACCGCAGCGACGCGCTGGGCCGCCTGACCCACAGCGGTGACGGCACCGGCAACCCCCCACCGCGCACCGCCACCCATCCGCGCCAGGTACGGATATTGCCGGGCTCGCGCGACTTTCATTGA